The Castor canadensis chromosome 8, mCasCan1.hap1v2, whole genome shotgun sequence genome contains a region encoding:
- the LOC109677679 gene encoding prolactin-like: protein MWPATSISFTAVDPTCFSAGPGSLLLLLVLNLLLCKNVAASPACAGGAANCRLSLQDLFTRAVALSDNIYKVAEDTFRDFQKTYATGQEFISRAINSCHTSSIPTPADKDQALNTKSGTLLSTVRGLLRSWEDPLQHLTTTVRDMKEFPADLIRRVQEIEYKTHQLREGMEKIIKQVETGVVNNDIFAAWSRLSSLQKGDKNSRLVGFYNLFHCLRRDTNKVDNFLKILKCKLVHEGSC from the exons ATGTGGCCTGCCACCAGTATATCCTTCACTGCAGTGGATCCCACTTGCTTCTCTGCAGGACCAG GATCactcctgctgctgctggtgtTAAACCTCCTTCTCTGCAAGAATGTGGCTGCCAGCCCTGCCTGTGCAGGTGGGGCTGCGAACTGCCGCTTGAGCCTCCAAGACCTGTTCACCCGTGCAGTCGCCCTGTCTGACAACATCTATAAAGTTGCTGAAGACACATTCAGGGACTTT CAAAAAACATATGCCACTGGCCAGGAGTTCATTTCCAGGGCCATCAACAGCTGCCACACTTCTTCCATTCCTACTCCAGCAGACAAGGACCAAGCCCTAAATACCAAG TCTGGAACACTTCTGAGTACAGTCCGAGGCTTATTGCGCTCCTGGGAAGACCCTCTGCAGCACCTGACCACCACAGTGAGGGATATGAAAGAATTCCCAGCGGATTTGATTAGAAGAGTCCAAGAGATTGAGTATAAAACCCATCAACTTCGAGAGGGCATGGAGAAGATAATCAAACAG GTTGAAACTGGAGTTGTAAACAATGACATCTTTGCTGCCTGGTCTAGACTTTCATCACTGCAGAAAGGTGACAAAAACTCTCGCCTTGTTGGATTTTATAACCTGTTCCACTGCCTACGCAGGGATACAAATAAGGTTGACAATTTTCTCAAGATCCTGAAGTGCAAACTTGTCCATGAAGGCAGCTGCTAA